The Miltoncostaea oceani genome includes a region encoding these proteins:
- a CDS encoding flavin reductase family protein, producing MDSVSEREFRDALARWASGVTVVTARHAGEPIGMTAASFSSLSLDPPLILICVARSAYSHDGLVGAEGFAVHVLGGEQQEMSSLFARPGADKFAGFPDARGPFDVPLLPYGVARLVCERHALLDGGDHTILVGRVVSAELAGTDPLLYCNRAYGRLETR from the coding sequence ATGGACAGCGTCTCCGAGCGGGAGTTCCGCGACGCACTGGCCCGGTGGGCCAGTGGCGTCACCGTGGTCACCGCCCGTCACGCGGGCGAGCCGATCGGCATGACGGCCGCGTCGTTCTCGTCGCTGTCGCTCGACCCCCCGCTGATCCTGATCTGCGTGGCGCGGTCGGCCTACTCCCACGACGGCCTCGTGGGTGCGGAGGGCTTCGCCGTCCACGTCCTCGGCGGCGAGCAGCAGGAGATGTCCTCGCTCTTCGCCCGGCCCGGGGCCGACAAGTTCGCCGGCTTCCCCGACGCGCGCGGCCCGTTCGACGTGCCGCTGCTGCCCTACGGGGTGGCCCGCCTCGTCTGCGAGCGGCACGCCCTGCTCGACGGCGGCGACCACACCATCCTCGTCGGCCGCGTCGTCAGCGCCGAGCTGGCCGGGACGGACCCGCTGCTCTACTGCAACCGCGCGTACGGGCGGCTCGAGACGCGCTAG
- a CDS encoding thioredoxin family protein, which produces MSPAIGDTAPGFRLPTTDGGEVALDEFAGGPATVVAFWCNHCPYVRAWEERFDDIARVYSDRGVATVAICANDPVSHPGDSFEAMVARAAERRYGFAYAQDLTQEVARAYGAERTPEVFVIDGDGRVAYHGAIDDASDPDAVRTPYLRDALDAVLGGRTPATAETPAVGCTIKWSRAGTGG; this is translated from the coding sequence ATGAGCCCCGCCATCGGCGACACCGCCCCCGGCTTCCGCCTGCCCACCACCGACGGCGGCGAGGTCGCGCTCGACGAGTTCGCCGGCGGCCCGGCGACGGTGGTGGCCTTCTGGTGCAACCACTGCCCCTACGTCCGCGCGTGGGAGGAGCGCTTCGACGACATCGCCCGGGTGTACTCCGACCGCGGCGTCGCGACGGTCGCGATCTGCGCGAACGACCCGGTGAGCCACCCCGGCGACTCCTTCGAGGCGATGGTCGCCCGCGCCGCCGAGCGGCGGTACGGGTTCGCCTACGCGCAGGACCTGACACAGGAGGTCGCGCGGGCCTACGGCGCGGAGCGCACACCCGAGGTCTTCGTGATCGACGGCGACGGCCGGGTCGCGTACCACGGCGCGATCGACGACGCGTCGGACCCCGACGCCGTGAGGACGCCGTACCTGCGCGACGCCCTCGACGCCGTGCTCGGCGGCCGCACCCCGGCCACGGCGGAGACGCCCGCGGTCGGCTGCACCATCAAGTGGTCCCGGGCGGGGACCGGGGGCTAG
- a CDS encoding alpha/beta hydrolase family protein: protein MPVDRRLVTLTAEDGEVHDALFEIDERAARTRARGTGRRTAVIHIHGIMGNFLVGTLRFYPAPLARAGFPVLVLETRMGNVGQLFGSAIFEEAIRDVDAAVRWLRDQGYDTIVLSGYSSGATLATRYAATQHVPDLRGLVCLGNPWGLPQSMQRRADHFGARPDYQELVGMVRRAIGGNPDAPEDDRLFVVESSRGPSSRPADSEVYTYRTWWHSRGPAATSAMAFRQIGQVWAPILLVQGTDDEVVQFEEAVALAAVARAAGNRDVTVIRIDGIGHSFKGGEIPTLDAVTSWLREHA from the coding sequence GTGCCGGTCGACCGCCGACTGGTGACCCTCACCGCCGAGGACGGCGAGGTCCACGACGCCCTCTTCGAGATCGACGAGCGCGCCGCCCGCACCCGGGCCCGGGGGACGGGCCGCCGGACCGCCGTCATCCACATCCACGGGATCATGGGCAACTTCCTGGTGGGGACGTTGCGCTTCTACCCGGCCCCGCTCGCCCGGGCGGGGTTCCCGGTGCTGGTGCTCGAGACCCGCATGGGCAACGTGGGGCAGCTCTTCGGCTCGGCGATCTTCGAGGAGGCGATCCGCGACGTCGACGCCGCGGTGCGCTGGCTGCGCGACCAGGGGTACGACACGATCGTCCTGTCGGGGTACTCGAGCGGCGCGACCCTCGCGACCCGGTACGCCGCGACGCAGCACGTCCCCGACCTGCGCGGCCTCGTCTGCCTCGGCAACCCGTGGGGGCTTCCCCAGTCGATGCAGCGCCGCGCCGACCACTTCGGCGCCCGGCCCGACTACCAGGAGCTCGTCGGCATGGTCCGGCGGGCGATCGGCGGCAACCCCGACGCCCCCGAGGACGACCGCCTGTTCGTGGTCGAGAGCAGCCGCGGGCCGTCGTCGCGCCCGGCGGACAGCGAGGTCTACACGTACCGCACGTGGTGGCACTCGCGCGGGCCGGCGGCGACCTCGGCGATGGCGTTCCGCCAGATCGGGCAGGTGTGGGCGCCGATCCTGCTGGTGCAGGGCACCGACGACGAGGTCGTGCAGTTCGAGGAGGCCGTCGCCCTCGCCGCGGTCGCGCGCGCCGCGGGCAACCGCGACGTCACGGTGATCCGCATCGACGGCATCGGGCATTCGTTCAAGGGCGGCGAGATCCCCACCCTCGACGCGGTCACCTCGTGGCTGCGGGAGCACGCGTGA
- a CDS encoding alpha/beta fold hydrolase, which yields MTRVVHRGGRRRVPVFGRDDRGLAIDLVMTHTEDGQNWDGMLFRPADVEDARRRRLAVLVIHGSVGNYLTGVPRRVSFGLANAGFSVMSVNTRMANYGVFFGGGLMHRTPLDLDAALQVLRRRGFRRIVLLGFSMGSTIVTHYQALRLPPDVVGVCTLAHPASLPAALRLRWDHFGAEPGYQEVAETVHNRLAPDFEDASRDRIFLVRRARGFGDRPLDCEIWTYRTWWHARGPRAPHAESRLRVGHVTVPLAIIQAGEDELVREGEGPELEALARQGDCPSVYRTTIPDADHVFTGLDAELIDAVVGWLDLRLPGG from the coding sequence GTGACCCGCGTCGTCCACCGCGGCGGCCGGCGGCGGGTCCCCGTCTTCGGACGCGACGACCGCGGGCTCGCGATCGACCTGGTGATGACGCACACCGAGGACGGCCAGAACTGGGACGGCATGCTCTTCCGGCCCGCCGACGTCGAGGACGCCCGCCGCCGCCGCCTCGCGGTCCTCGTCATCCACGGCTCCGTCGGCAACTACCTGACCGGCGTGCCGCGGCGGGTTTCCTTCGGCCTCGCGAACGCCGGCTTCTCGGTGATGTCCGTCAACACCCGCATGGCGAACTACGGCGTCTTCTTCGGCGGCGGCCTGATGCACCGGACGCCCCTCGACCTGGACGCCGCCCTGCAGGTGCTCCGCCGCCGGGGCTTCCGCCGCATCGTCCTGCTCGGGTTCAGCATGGGCTCCACGATCGTGACCCACTACCAGGCACTGCGCCTCCCCCCCGACGTCGTCGGGGTCTGCACGCTCGCGCACCCCGCGTCGCTGCCGGCGGCGCTGCGCCTGCGGTGGGACCACTTCGGCGCGGAACCCGGGTACCAGGAGGTCGCCGAGACCGTCCACAACCGCCTCGCGCCCGACTTCGAGGACGCGAGCCGCGACCGGATCTTCCTGGTGCGCCGCGCCCGCGGGTTCGGCGACCGCCCCCTCGACTGCGAGATCTGGACCTACCGCACCTGGTGGCACGCCCGGGGGCCGCGGGCGCCGCACGCCGAGTCGCGCCTGCGGGTCGGCCACGTCACCGTCCCCCTCGCGATCATCCAGGCGGGCGAGGACGAGCTGGTCCGGGAGGGGGAGGGCCCGGAGCTCGAGGCCCTGGCGCGCCAGGGCGACTGCCCGAGCGTCTACCGCACCACCATCCCCGACGCCGACCACGTCTTCACGGGCCTCGACGCCGAGCTCATCGACGCGGTCGTCGGCTGGCTCGACCTGCGCCTGCCGGGCGGCTGA
- a CDS encoding acetoin utilization protein AcuC, producing the protein MPATAFVYGPHLQAYNPSDDAERPLRRELGIELLRAYGLLDHPDVTCHDPRLATEAELIEVHAPAYVNAVKRYSANPALAAEPEARMWGFQDGDTRARPGMHEAAAAACGSAVTGAIEIWEGRAVQAFCPAPAGLHHAMANRASGMCIYNDAAVAIRSLLERGAERIAYIDVDAHHGNGVQWIFYEDPRVLTVSVHETGRHLYPGTGGIAERGVGAGEGTSVNVPLPPYSGDGPYLRAMEEVVGPVVRRFRPDVVVTMTGVDPHHTDPMAHLQVTTAAFPRLYGILRDLAFDAAQGRWLVVTGGGYNIDLLARLWAYQLAAMLEVTLPEELPPAWLDMARERAGMAFTPVLSGDTPFVVDEESRRRGDEEGDAAVDAAKAAAGV; encoded by the coding sequence ATGCCCGCCACCGCCTTCGTCTACGGACCCCACCTCCAGGCCTACAACCCGAGCGACGACGCCGAACGGCCCCTGCGCCGCGAGCTCGGCATCGAGCTGCTGCGCGCCTACGGCCTGCTCGACCACCCGGACGTGACCTGCCACGACCCGCGCCTCGCGACCGAGGCGGAGCTGATCGAGGTGCACGCGCCGGCGTACGTGAACGCGGTGAAGCGGTACAGCGCGAACCCGGCGCTGGCGGCCGAGCCGGAGGCCCGCATGTGGGGCTTCCAGGACGGCGACACCCGCGCCCGCCCGGGCATGCACGAGGCCGCCGCCGCGGCGTGCGGCTCGGCCGTCACCGGGGCGATCGAGATCTGGGAGGGCCGCGCCGTCCAGGCGTTCTGCCCCGCGCCCGCCGGCCTGCACCACGCGATGGCGAACCGCGCGTCCGGGATGTGCATCTACAACGACGCCGCCGTCGCGATCCGGTCGCTGCTGGAGCGCGGCGCGGAGCGCATCGCCTACATCGACGTCGACGCGCACCACGGCAACGGCGTCCAGTGGATCTTCTACGAGGACCCGCGGGTCCTCACCGTCTCCGTGCACGAGACGGGACGCCACCTCTACCCCGGCACCGGCGGCATCGCCGAGCGCGGCGTCGGCGCGGGCGAGGGGACGTCGGTGAACGTGCCGCTGCCGCCGTACAGCGGCGACGGCCCGTACCTGCGGGCGATGGAGGAGGTCGTCGGGCCCGTCGTCCGCCGCTTCCGCCCCGACGTCGTCGTCACGATGACCGGCGTCGACCCGCACCACACCGATCCGATGGCGCACCTCCAGGTCACGACCGCCGCGTTCCCCCGCCTCTACGGGATCCTGCGGGACCTGGCCTTCGACGCCGCGCAGGGTCGCTGGCTGGTGGTCACCGGGGGCGGGTACAACATCGACCTGCTGGCGCGGCTGTGGGCGTACCAGCTCGCCGCGATGCTCGAGGTGACCCTGCCGGAGGAGCTGCCGCCCGCCTGGCTCGACATGGCGCGCGAGCGGGCGGGGATGGCGTTCACCCCGGTCCTGTCGGGGGACACGCCGTTCGTGGTCGACGAGGAGAGCCGCCGCCGCGGCGACGAGGAGGGCGACGCCGCCGTGGACGCGGCGAAGGCGGCCGCGGGGGTCTGA
- a CDS encoding DsbA family protein yields MPPISATLHTDPGCPWAYSALPALRVIDWRYGSQITWRLVVIGLTEDAAQYAARGYTVARNLRGNLAFRDRFGMPFGLPAKERIAATGRGCRAIVAARLADPGSEWRVLRALQLANFTTPLLLDDDDSVVEALRGVAGVDVEAIRAGLSDPAVEAAYQADRAEARTAAGSPAELQGKTAATDGPVRFTAPSVVFEAGGTRLVAGGWQTVEAYDVLVANLGPGLRRAAPPADPAPLLDRYPEGLVTREVAALMTEGNDDIDVPTAERALLDLVAAGRARRTPLGQDALWTPVA; encoded by the coding sequence GTGCCGCCGATCTCCGCCACCCTCCACACCGACCCGGGCTGCCCGTGGGCGTACTCGGCGCTGCCCGCCCTGCGGGTCATCGACTGGCGGTACGGGTCCCAGATCACGTGGCGCCTCGTCGTGATCGGGTTGACGGAGGACGCCGCGCAGTACGCGGCCCGCGGGTACACCGTCGCCCGGAACCTCCGGGGCAACCTCGCGTTCCGCGACCGCTTCGGCATGCCGTTCGGCCTGCCCGCGAAGGAGCGCATCGCGGCGACCGGCCGCGGGTGCCGCGCGATCGTCGCGGCGCGCCTTGCCGACCCGGGGAGCGAGTGGCGCGTGCTGCGTGCCCTGCAGCTCGCCAACTTCACCACCCCGCTGCTGCTCGACGACGACGATTCGGTGGTGGAGGCGCTGCGCGGCGTCGCGGGCGTCGACGTGGAGGCGATCCGGGCCGGGTTGTCCGACCCCGCGGTCGAGGCCGCCTACCAGGCCGACCGCGCCGAGGCGCGCACCGCCGCGGGGTCCCCGGCCGAGCTGCAGGGCAAGACGGCGGCGACGGACGGGCCCGTGCGCTTCACGGCGCCGTCGGTGGTGTTCGAGGCGGGCGGCACCCGGCTGGTCGCCGGGGGCTGGCAGACGGTCGAGGCGTACGACGTCCTCGTCGCGAACCTCGGCCCCGGCCTGCGCCGCGCCGCCCCGCCGGCCGACCCGGCGCCCCTGCTCGACCGCTACCCCGAGGGGCTCGTCACCCGCGAGGTCGCCGCCCTCATGACGGAGGGCAACGACGACATCGACGTCCCCACCGCGGAGCGGGCGCTCCTCGACCTGGTCGCCGCCGGACGGGCGCGCCGCACGCCGCTCGGCCAGGACGCCCTCTGGACGCCCGTGGCCTGA
- a CDS encoding GNAT family N-acetyltransferase, with protein sequence MTAPRTRPARPGDAAAIADLYRRSVTVLGPRDYAADQVAAWAARAPSAEAVAARNADGRTVVVAVDADDRPVAFGDVEPDGHIDFLYCAPEFAGRGAAAAVYDRLEEAARAAGVARLHTEASEAARRFFARRGFRELHRRDLDIDGVAIHNFAMEKDLG encoded by the coding sequence GTGACGGCTCCGCGCACCCGTCCCGCGCGCCCCGGCGACGCCGCGGCGATCGCCGACCTGTACCGGCGCTCGGTGACGGTCCTCGGCCCGCGCGACTACGCAGCCGACCAGGTGGCGGCGTGGGCCGCGCGGGCCCCGTCGGCCGAGGCGGTCGCGGCCCGCAACGCCGACGGGCGCACCGTCGTCGTCGCCGTCGACGCCGACGACCGCCCCGTCGCGTTCGGCGACGTCGAGCCCGACGGCCACATCGACTTCCTGTACTGCGCCCCCGAGTTCGCGGGGCGCGGCGCCGCCGCGGCGGTCTACGACCGGCTGGAGGAGGCCGCCCGCGCCGCCGGCGTCGCGCGCCTGCACACCGAGGCGAGCGAGGCCGCCCGGCGCTTCTTCGCGCGGCGGGGCTTCCGCGAGCTGCACCGCCGCGACCTCGATATCGACGGGGTGGCGATCCACAACTTCGCCATGGAGAAGGACCTCGGGTGA
- a CDS encoding SDR family NAD(P)-dependent oxidoreductase translates to MRIDLRGRTALVTGSTSGIGLAVAAALAEAGTSVVVNGRDPERAEEVARVIGQRHGVATDLRGVGADVGTADGCAALIEAVPDVDVLVNNAGVFTPQPVFDIPDEEWTRHFDVNVMSGVRLARHHVPRMVERGWGRVVFVSSESALQIPVEMVHYGMTKTAQLAVSRGMAEAVPGSGVTVNSILPGPTLTEGLRAMLDPDGTMDEAAMTDAGRAFVAENRPTSLIGRLASPDEVAALVVYLASEQASATTGAALRVDGGLLRSIV, encoded by the coding sequence GTGAGGATCGACCTGCGCGGGCGCACGGCGCTCGTGACGGGGTCGACGTCGGGGATCGGGCTCGCGGTCGCCGCCGCCCTCGCGGAGGCGGGGACCTCGGTCGTCGTCAACGGACGCGACCCGGAGCGGGCGGAGGAGGTCGCGCGCGTCATCGGCCAGCGGCACGGCGTCGCGACGGACCTGCGCGGCGTCGGCGCCGACGTCGGGACCGCCGATGGGTGCGCGGCGCTGATCGAGGCCGTCCCCGACGTGGACGTCCTCGTGAACAACGCGGGCGTCTTCACGCCGCAGCCGGTGTTCGACATCCCCGACGAGGAGTGGACGCGCCACTTCGACGTCAACGTCATGTCGGGCGTCCGCCTCGCCCGCCACCACGTCCCGCGGATGGTGGAGCGGGGCTGGGGCCGGGTGGTCTTCGTGTCGAGCGAGTCGGCCCTGCAGATCCCCGTCGAGATGGTCCACTACGGCATGACCAAGACCGCCCAGCTCGCGGTGTCGCGCGGCATGGCGGAGGCGGTGCCCGGCAGCGGCGTGACGGTCAACAGCATCCTCCCGGGCCCGACCCTCACCGAGGGGCTGCGCGCGATGCTCGACCCGGACGGGACGATGGACGAGGCCGCGATGACCGACGCGGGGCGCGCCTTCGTCGCCGAGAACCGCCCGACGTCGCTGATCGGGCGCCTCGCGAGCCCCGACGAGGTCGCCGCGCTCGTCGTCTACCTCGCGTCGGAGCAGGCGTCCGCCACGACCGGCGCCGCCCTGCGCGTCGACGGGGGCCTCCTCCGCTCGATCGTGTGA
- a CDS encoding SIR2 family NAD-dependent protein deacylase: protein MADTPADLARLLMGAEHAVVLTGAGISTESGIPDFRSAGGVWEENDPMEVGSMATFVTEPERFWRFHRPRMDMVDGIAPNPAHEAVAELERRGLVKAVITQNIDRLHARAGTQELIEVHGSLGHGVCLRCDARISGDELKARADDAEDGVPRCSACGFQMKSGVVLFGEPLPAEAIEAAHDHAIRADVMLVVGSSLVVAPVSQLPGIVVDGGGKLAILTQSETPWDHRADVRLHGLAGVQLVEVIEAIDAMEVHG, encoded by the coding sequence GTGGCCGACACACCCGCCGACCTCGCCCGCCTGCTGATGGGCGCCGAGCACGCCGTGGTCCTCACCGGCGCCGGCATCTCCACCGAGAGCGGGATCCCCGACTTCCGCTCCGCGGGGGGCGTCTGGGAGGAGAACGACCCGATGGAGGTCGGCTCCATGGCGACGTTCGTGACCGAGCCGGAGCGCTTCTGGCGCTTCCACCGTCCCCGCATGGACATGGTCGACGGCATCGCGCCGAACCCCGCCCACGAGGCGGTCGCCGAGCTGGAGCGCCGCGGGCTGGTGAAGGCCGTCATCACCCAGAACATCGATCGCCTCCACGCCCGGGCCGGCACCCAGGAGCTGATCGAGGTGCACGGCTCCCTCGGGCACGGGGTGTGCCTGCGGTGCGACGCCCGCATCAGCGGCGACGAGCTGAAGGCCCGCGCCGACGACGCCGAGGACGGCGTGCCCCGCTGCTCGGCGTGCGGCTTCCAGATGAAGAGCGGCGTCGTCCTGTTCGGCGAGCCCCTCCCGGCGGAGGCGATCGAGGCGGCCCACGACCACGCGATCCGGGCCGACGTGATGCTCGTCGTCGGCAGCTCGCTCGTCGTCGCCCCCGTCAGCCAGCTCCCCGGGATCGTCGTGGACGGCGGGGGGAAGCTGGCGATCCTGACGCAGAGCGAGACCCCCTGGGACCACCGCGCCGACGTCCGCCTGCACGGCCTCGCCGGGGTGCAGCTCGTCGAGGTCATCGAGGCGATCGACGCCATGGAGGTCCACGGGTGA
- the rph gene encoding ribonuclease PH, translating to MRADGRRADQLRPIEILPGFVETADGSALISVGRTRVICTASVDENVPAWMRGRGRGWVTAEYGMLPASTGDRKARDISKGRLDGRTTEIQRLIGRSVRAVVDMQGLGERTVWLDCDVLQADGGTRCASICGAWVALRLALGALVEKGALEALPLRDSLAAVSVGMVDGVPLLDLAYVEDSRAESDMNVVMTGSGRLVEVQATAEGQTFSRPELDVLLDLAEAGVTRLTEAQQAAVAP from the coding sequence ATGCGAGCCGACGGACGACGCGCGGACCAGCTGCGCCCGATCGAGATCCTGCCGGGGTTCGTCGAGACGGCGGACGGCAGCGCCCTCATCTCCGTGGGGCGCACCCGCGTCATCTGCACCGCCTCGGTCGACGAGAACGTCCCCGCCTGGATGCGCGGCCGCGGCCGCGGCTGGGTGACCGCCGAGTACGGGATGCTCCCCGCGTCGACGGGCGACCGCAAGGCGCGCGACATCAGCAAGGGGCGCCTCGACGGCCGCACCACCGAGATCCAGCGCCTCATCGGCCGCTCGGTGCGCGCGGTGGTCGACATGCAGGGCCTCGGGGAGCGGACGGTCTGGCTCGACTGCGACGTCCTCCAGGCCGACGGCGGCACCCGCTGCGCCTCGATCTGCGGCGCCTGGGTGGCGTTGCGGCTCGCGCTCGGCGCCCTCGTGGAGAAGGGCGCCCTCGAGGCGCTGCCGCTGCGCGACTCCCTCGCCGCGGTGAGCGTCGGGATGGTCGACGGCGTCCCGCTGCTCGACCTCGCCTACGTCGAGGACTCCCGCGCCGAGTCGGACATGAACGTCGTCATGACGGGGTCGGGCCGCCTGGTCGAGGTGCAGGCGACCGCGGAGGGCCAGACCTTCTCGCGCCCCGAGCTCGACGTGCTGCTCGACCTGGCCGAGGCCGGCGTGACGCGCCTCACGGAGGCGCAGCAGGCGGCGGTCGCGCCGTGA
- the rdgB gene encoding RdgB/HAM1 family non-canonical purine NTP pyrophosphatase, whose amino-acid sequence MRIVLATGNSDKVAELRPLLAPRRVDGAPEGFDPEETGVTLLQNAWIKAAALRDAVDDDAIVLADDSGLVVHALGGRPGVFSARYAGPDATYADNCRRLLDEMEGVDDRSAAFVCVLVGLGPCDMMLVSCGTLPGTIAPAMRGGGGFGYDPVFLPAGDPRSLAELTQDEKAVISHRGRAARRMAAMLPAA is encoded by the coding sequence GTGAGGATCGTGCTCGCCACCGGCAACAGCGACAAGGTCGCGGAGCTGCGCCCACTGCTCGCGCCCCGCCGGGTCGACGGCGCGCCGGAGGGCTTCGACCCCGAGGAGACCGGGGTGACGCTGCTGCAGAACGCGTGGATCAAGGCCGCCGCCCTGCGCGACGCGGTCGACGACGACGCGATCGTGCTCGCCGACGACTCCGGCCTCGTCGTCCACGCGCTGGGCGGCCGGCCGGGTGTGTTCAGCGCCCGCTACGCCGGTCCCGACGCGACGTACGCCGACAACTGCCGGCGGCTCCTCGACGAGATGGAGGGGGTCGACGACCGCTCCGCCGCGTTCGTCTGCGTGTTGGTGGGGCTCGGCCCCTGCGACATGATGCTGGTGTCCTGCGGGACGCTCCCCGGCACGATCGCCCCCGCGATGCGCGGCGGCGGCGGGTTCGGCTACGACCCCGTCTTCCTGCCCGCGGGCGACCCCCGGTCGCTGGCGGAGCTCACCCAGGACGAGAAGGCCGTCATCTCGCACCGCGGCCGGGCGGCGCGCCGGATGGCCGCGATGCTCCCCGCGGCGTGA
- a CDS encoding SDR family NAD(P)-dependent oxidoreductase has translation MSSHLAGRRALVTGGAIRVGRALSLELAGMGLDVAVHYRSSEAPAEETAADCRARGVRAAAVGGDLVTAAGCRDLVSAAEGALGGGIDVLVNSAANFLSAPFAETTEDDFDLALAVNLKAPFFCSQAVAPGMTERGFGRIVNMADVAGLEPWPRFTAHSVAKAGIVMLTESLAQALAPAVTVNAIAPGTVLMPDGSSEDAVRRAREKSVLDRIGSPDDVAGALRYLLEADYVTGHTLVVDGGRLVRP, from the coding sequence GTGAGCAGCCACCTCGCGGGCCGGCGGGCCCTCGTCACGGGCGGCGCGATCCGCGTCGGCCGCGCGCTCAGCCTCGAGCTCGCCGGGATGGGCCTCGACGTCGCCGTGCACTACCGCTCGTCGGAGGCGCCGGCCGAGGAGACCGCCGCCGACTGCCGCGCCCGCGGCGTGCGCGCCGCCGCGGTGGGGGGCGACCTCGTCACCGCCGCCGGGTGCCGCGACCTGGTCTCCGCCGCGGAGGGTGCGCTCGGCGGCGGCATCGACGTGCTCGTCAACTCCGCCGCGAACTTCCTGTCGGCCCCGTTCGCCGAGACGACCGAGGACGACTTCGACCTGGCGCTGGCCGTGAACCTGAAGGCGCCGTTCTTCTGCTCCCAGGCCGTCGCGCCGGGGATGACGGAGCGGGGCTTCGGCCGGATCGTGAACATGGCCGACGTCGCGGGGCTGGAGCCGTGGCCGCGCTTCACCGCCCACTCGGTGGCGAAGGCCGGGATCGTGATGCTGACCGAGAGCCTCGCCCAGGCCCTCGCGCCCGCCGTCACGGTGAACGCGATCGCGCCGGGGACGGTGCTGATGCCCGACGGCTCCTCGGAGGACGCGGTGCGGCGGGCGCGGGAGAAGAGCGTCCTCGACCGGATAGGGTCACCCGACGACGTGGCGGGCGCGCTCCGCTACCTGCTGGAGGCGGACTACGTGACGGGTCACACCCTGGTGGTGGACGGCGGGCGACTGGTGAGGCCGTGA